Proteins encoded together in one Variovorax paradoxus window:
- a CDS encoding Maf family protein: MQRPLILASTSRYRRELLNRLHLPFDVQPPEVDETALPGETPRELAERLALEKARAVAARFPEAVVIGSDQVADLAGEALGKPGDHARATAQLRKMRGQTLIFQTAVAVVCQATGFVERDVALVRVVFRDLDDAAIERYLRAEQPYDCAGSAKSEGLGIALLSAIDSDDPTALVGLPLIRTCRMLRSAGVELL; encoded by the coding sequence ATGCAACGCCCCTTGATCCTCGCCTCGACCTCGCGCTACCGGCGCGAACTGCTGAACCGCCTTCATTTGCCCTTCGACGTGCAGCCGCCGGAAGTCGACGAAACCGCACTTCCTGGCGAGACCCCGCGCGAACTGGCTGAGCGCCTGGCACTGGAAAAGGCCCGCGCCGTGGCGGCTCGCTTTCCCGAAGCCGTCGTCATCGGCTCGGACCAGGTGGCCGACCTGGCCGGCGAGGCGCTCGGCAAGCCCGGCGATCACGCGCGCGCCACGGCCCAGTTGCGCAAGATGCGCGGCCAAACGCTGATATTCCAGACGGCCGTGGCCGTCGTTTGCCAAGCCACCGGCTTCGTCGAACGCGACGTGGCGCTGGTTCGGGTCGTTTTCCGGGACCTCGACGATGCGGCCATCGAGCGCTACCTGCGGGCCGAACAGCCCTACGACTGCGCGGGCAGCGCCAAGAGCGAAGGACTCGGCATCGCATTGCTGAGCGCCATCGACAGCGATGACCCCACAGCCCTCGTCGGCCTGCCGCTGATCCGAACCTGCCGCATGCTGCGTTCCGCCGGAGTCGAATTGCTGTGA
- a CDS encoding YceD family protein has translation MKREFVPRRLDVAAFAAEAAVLSADDPVPDYSRLAQELAAPAPEALVHWEATGEQRTGADGKAEPWLHLVAETTVPLVCQRCLAPVDTLVASDRWFRFVADEATADAEDDESEEDLLVVSRDFDLHALIEDELLMEIPVMPVHEVCPTPIQLSSSDEDFKAAEEAKPNPFAVLGALRSRKPEEGK, from the coding sequence ATGAAGAGAGAATTTGTTCCCCGGCGGCTCGACGTGGCCGCCTTTGCCGCTGAAGCCGCGGTGCTGTCAGCTGACGACCCGGTGCCCGATTACTCCCGGCTGGCGCAAGAACTGGCTGCACCGGCGCCGGAAGCCTTGGTGCACTGGGAGGCGACTGGCGAACAGCGCACCGGCGCTGACGGCAAGGCCGAACCCTGGCTGCACTTGGTAGCCGAAACAACGGTGCCGCTGGTGTGCCAGCGCTGCCTGGCACCGGTTGATACGCTTGTTGCATCCGACCGCTGGTTCCGTTTTGTGGCCGATGAGGCCACGGCAGATGCCGAAGACGACGAATCCGAAGAAGACCTGCTGGTCGTGAGCCGCGATTTCGACCTCCATGCGCTCATCGAGGACGAACTTTTGATGGAAATCCCCGTCATGCCTGTCCACGAGGTCTGCCCGACGCCGATCCAGCTTTCGTCCAGCGACGAGGACTTCAAGGCGGCCGAAGAGGCCAAGCCCAACCCGTTTGCGGTGCTCGGTGCGTTGCGTTCGCGCAAGCCGGAAGAGGGCAAGTAG
- the rpmF gene encoding 50S ribosomal protein L32: MAVQQNKKSPSKRGMHRSHNALVVPGIAVEPTTGETHLRHHISPNGFYRGRQVLKNKSEA, from the coding sequence ATGGCCGTCCAGCAAAACAAGAAGTCGCCTTCCAAGCGCGGCATGCACCGTTCCCACAATGCGCTGGTCGTGCCCGGCATTGCCGTGGAGCCGACCACCGGTGAAACGCACCTGCGTCACCACATCAGCCCGAACGGTTTCTACCGTGGCCGTCAGGTCCTCAAGAACAAGTCCGAAGCCTGA
- the plsX gene encoding phosphate acyltransferase PlsX encodes MVTSSSSESAAAPGAITLAVDCMGGDHGPRVTLAACRAFLDRHAEASLLLVGAPAALAGFGEHPRARIVAASEVVGMDDPVEIALRKKKDSSMRIAIQQVKDGAAQAAISAGNTGALMAIARYLLKTLDGIDRPAIAPQLPNIKGGATTVLDLGANVDCDAEDLLQFAVLGSALVSALTGNESPSVGLLNVGEEAIKGSETIKKASQLLRTAANSKDLNFYGNVEGNDIFKGTTDIVVCDGFVGNVALKASEGVASMIGEFIRVEFSRSIFTKAAAIVAYPVLKAFKNRLDHRRYNGAALLGLRGLVFKSHGSADEVAFGHALDRAYDAARNNLLDRVRARIAHAAPLLARQEPAVPADATALHA; translated from the coding sequence ATGGTTACGTCTTCCTCCTCCGAATCTGCCGCCGCACCCGGTGCGATCACGCTTGCCGTGGATTGCATGGGTGGCGACCATGGGCCGCGCGTCACGCTAGCGGCCTGCCGGGCCTTTCTTGATCGGCATGCGGAAGCGTCGCTGCTGCTGGTCGGCGCACCTGCCGCATTGGCTGGTTTTGGCGAGCACCCTAGGGCGCGCATCGTTGCAGCCAGCGAAGTGGTCGGCATGGACGACCCGGTCGAGATCGCATTGCGCAAGAAGAAAGACTCTTCAATGCGGATCGCGATCCAGCAGGTCAAGGATGGTGCCGCCCAAGCGGCCATTTCGGCCGGCAACACCGGCGCATTGATGGCAATTGCGCGCTACCTCCTCAAAACGCTCGACGGCATCGACCGCCCCGCCATTGCGCCGCAGTTGCCGAACATCAAGGGCGGCGCTACCACCGTGCTCGATTTGGGCGCGAATGTCGATTGCGACGCCGAAGATTTGTTGCAATTTGCCGTGCTGGGCTCGGCGCTGGTTTCCGCGCTCACGGGCAACGAGTCGCCTTCGGTCGGCTTGCTCAATGTGGGCGAAGAGGCGATCAAGGGCAGTGAAACAATCAAAAAAGCGAGTCAACTGCTTCGTACTGCGGCTAATTCCAAAGATTTGAACTTCTACGGAAACGTGGAAGGCAACGATATCTTCAAGGGAACGACCGACATCGTCGTATGTGACGGCTTTGTTGGGAACGTTGCTCTGAAGGCCAGCGAAGGCGTCGCGTCGATGATCGGTGAATTCATTCGCGTGGAATTTTCGCGAAGCATTTTTACCAAGGCTGCGGCTATCGTTGCCTATCCGGTGCTAAAAGCGTTTAAAAATCGCCTGGATCACCGTCGTTACAACGGCGCGGCCTTGCTGGGCCTGCGCGGCCTGGTTTTCAAGAGCCATGGCTCGGCTGACGAAGTGGCTTTCGGCCATGCGCTGGATCGCGCTTATGATGCCGCTCGCAACAACCTGCTCGATCGCGTGCGGGCCCGCATTGCCCACGCCGCGCCTTTACTTGCGCGGCAGGAGCCAGCGGTGCCAGCGGACGCGACGGCCCTTCACGCTTGA
- a CDS encoding beta-ketoacyl-ACP synthase III: MSPFSRITGTGSYLPPRRVTNDDLAKELATRGIETSDQWIVERTGIHARHFAAPEVTSSDLGLEAARNALEAAGRKAEEIELIIVATSTPDMVFPSSAAILQNKLGIAGCPAFDVQAVCSGFVYALTVADAMIRTGTARCALVVGAEVFSRILDFNDRTTCVLFGDGAGAVVLEASEEPGILASDLHADGKHVGILCVPGHVSGGNVLGTPLLHMDGQAVFKLAVRVLEEAARATLAKAGKTDADIDWLIPHQANIRIMEGTAKKLKLPREKLIVTVNEHGNTSAASIPLALDEAVRSGKVKKGETLMLEGVGGGFTWGAVLLNL, encoded by the coding sequence ATGAGCCCTTTTTCACGCATCACCGGCACCGGCAGCTATCTGCCTCCGCGCCGGGTGACCAACGACGACCTTGCCAAGGAACTGGCGACGCGCGGCATCGAAACTTCGGACCAGTGGATCGTCGAGCGCACCGGCATCCATGCGCGCCACTTTGCCGCGCCCGAGGTAACGAGCAGCGATCTCGGCCTTGAAGCCGCCCGCAACGCACTCGAGGCGGCGGGACGCAAGGCCGAAGAGATCGAACTGATCATCGTGGCCACCTCGACGCCCGACATGGTGTTTCCGTCGTCGGCCGCCATTCTCCAGAACAAGCTCGGCATTGCCGGTTGCCCGGCGTTCGACGTCCAGGCGGTCTGTAGCGGCTTTGTCTATGCGCTGACTGTGGCCGACGCCATGATCCGCACCGGCACTGCGCGTTGCGCGCTGGTGGTCGGCGCCGAAGTGTTTTCGCGCATTCTCGATTTCAACGACCGCACCACTTGCGTGCTATTCGGCGACGGCGCCGGCGCCGTCGTGCTCGAGGCGAGCGAAGAGCCCGGTATTCTGGCAAGCGACCTGCATGCCGACGGCAAGCATGTCGGCATTCTTTGCGTGCCGGGCCATGTGTCGGGCGGCAACGTGCTGGGTACGCCCCTGCTGCACATGGACGGCCAGGCCGTGTTCAAGCTTGCGGTGCGAGTGCTCGAAGAAGCCGCCCGCGCCACGCTCGCGAAAGCAGGCAAGACCGACGCCGACATCGACTGGCTCATTCCGCACCAGGCCAACATCCGCATCATGGAAGGCACGGCCAAGAAGCTGAAGCTTCCCCGCGAGAAGCTCATCGTCACGGTCAACGAGCACGGCAATACCTCGGCCGCCTCGATCCCGCTGGCACTCGATGAGGCGGTGCGGTCCGGCAAGGTGAAAAAGGGCGAGACCCTCATGCTTGAAGGCGTGGGCGGCGGCTTCACCTGGGGTGCGGTGCTATTGAATCTGTAG
- the fabD gene encoding ACP S-malonyltransferase: MKSFAFVFPGQGSQAVGMLDAWGDHPAVVETLREASEALGEDIAALIKNGPKEELALTTNTQPVMLVAGVAAWRAWLAEGGAAPSVVAGHSLGEYSALVASGVLTLAQAAPLVRFRARAMQQAVPVGVGAMAAVLGMESGKVVAGCAEATASFDAGSTEIVEAVNFNDPMQTVIAGSKAAVDKACELLKANGAKRALLLPVSAPFHSSLMKPAAEALREKLSTITLAAPQIPVLNNIDVAVETDPARIREALVRQAAGPVRWVESVQALKLRGVAAIIECGPGKVLAGMAKRIAPELEAASVYDPATLADTRQLLAA, from the coding sequence ATGAAATCCTTCGCTTTTGTCTTTCCGGGTCAGGGCTCGCAGGCTGTCGGCATGCTGGACGCCTGGGGCGATCATCCGGCCGTGGTTGAAACCCTGCGTGAGGCCTCCGAAGCTCTCGGCGAAGACATCGCGGCGCTGATCAAGAACGGTCCCAAGGAAGAGCTGGCGCTTACCACCAACACCCAACCGGTAATGCTGGTGGCCGGTGTGGCCGCCTGGCGCGCCTGGCTGGCCGAAGGCGGCGCGGCCCCTTCCGTGGTGGCGGGGCATTCGCTGGGCGAATACTCCGCGCTGGTGGCTTCCGGCGTGCTCACGCTGGCGCAAGCCGCGCCGCTGGTGCGTTTTCGTGCTCGGGCCATGCAGCAGGCAGTGCCCGTGGGGGTTGGCGCGATGGCGGCCGTGCTCGGCATGGAATCCGGCAAAGTCGTGGCGGGTTGCGCGGAAGCTACCGCGTCCTTCGATGCCGGGAGCACCGAGATCGTCGAGGCGGTGAATTTCAACGACCCGATGCAAACCGTGATCGCGGGCAGCAAGGCGGCCGTCGACAAGGCCTGCGAGCTGCTCAAGGCCAATGGCGCCAAGCGTGCGCTGCTCTTGCCCGTGTCGGCGCCGTTCCATTCGAGCCTGATGAAGCCCGCGGCCGAAGCGCTGCGCGAAAAGCTCAGCACCATCACCCTCGCTGCGCCTCAGATTCCAGTACTCAACAATATCGACGTGGCTGTCGAAACCGACCCGGCCCGCATCCGCGAAGCCCTGGTGCGCCAGGCTGCCGGCCCGGTTCGCTGGGTTGAAAGCGTGCAGGCCTTGAAACTGCGCGGCGTAGCCGCCATCATCGAGTGCGGGCCCGGCAAGGTGCTGGCCGGAATGGCCAAGCGCATCGCCCCCGAGCTCGAAGCCGCATCGGTATACGACCCGGCAACGCTCGCGGACACCCGTCAACTGCTCGCCGCCTGA
- the fabG gene encoding 3-oxoacyl-ACP reductase FabG, whose protein sequence is MSIPKFEGQVALVTGASRGIGAAIALELAQRGLKVVGTGTTEDGAAKITSALSAFDGRGRALDVNDGAAVEALIDEIVKAYGAIHVLVNNAGITRDTLAMRMKDDDWDAVLDTNLKAVFGLSRAVIRPMMKQRYGRIISITSVVGASGNAGQANYAAAKAGVAGMTRALARELGSRNITVNCVAPGFIETDMTASLPEAQQRALLQQIPLGHLGKPADIAHAVAYLASPQASYVTGQELHVNGGMHM, encoded by the coding sequence ATGAGCATTCCCAAATTCGAAGGGCAAGTCGCCCTTGTTACCGGCGCGTCGCGCGGCATTGGCGCAGCAATCGCACTCGAGCTGGCACAGCGCGGCCTGAAGGTGGTCGGCACCGGTACCACCGAAGACGGTGCGGCAAAGATCACTTCGGCCCTCAGCGCCTTCGACGGCCGCGGCCGTGCACTCGACGTGAACGACGGCGCGGCTGTCGAGGCATTGATCGATGAAATCGTGAAGGCCTACGGCGCCATCCACGTGCTGGTCAACAACGCCGGCATCACGCGCGACACGCTCGCCATGCGCATGAAGGACGACGACTGGGATGCCGTGCTCGACACCAATCTCAAGGCGGTATTCGGCCTTTCGCGCGCCGTGATTCGCCCGATGATGAAGCAGCGGTATGGCCGCATCATCAGCATCACAAGCGTGGTCGGCGCTTCCGGCAATGCCGGCCAAGCCAACTACGCGGCAGCCAAGGCCGGTGTGGCGGGCATGACCCGCGCGCTGGCACGTGAACTCGGCAGCCGCAACATCACGGTCAACTGCGTTGCCCCCGGCTTCATCGAAACCGACATGACGGCCAGCCTGCCCGAAGCACAGCAACGGGCGCTGCTGCAGCAGATTCCGCTGGGCCACTTGGGCAAGCCGGCGGACATCGCGCATGCTGTAGCCTATCTCGCATCGCCCCAGGCTTCCTATGTGACGGGGCAGGAACTGCACGTCAACGGCGGCATGCACATGTAA
- the acpP gene encoding acyl carrier protein: MSDIEARVKKIIAEQLGVEESQVTNEKAFVADLGADSLDTVELVMALEDEFGIEIPDEDAEKITTVQNAVDYATKNQKA; the protein is encoded by the coding sequence ATGAGCGATATCGAAGCACGTGTCAAGAAAATCATCGCCGAGCAACTCGGCGTGGAAGAGTCCCAAGTAACGAACGAAAAGGCCTTCGTGGCCGACCTCGGCGCGGACTCGCTCGACACGGTCGAACTGGTGATGGCACTCGAAGACGAATTCGGCATTGAAATTCCGGATGAAGACGCCGAGAAGATCACCACGGTGCAAAACGCCGTCGACTACGCCACCAAGAATCAAAAGGCCTGA
- the fabF gene encoding beta-ketoacyl-ACP synthase II, producing MTKRRVVVTGLGCIAPVGNTATESWANLLAGKSGIANITAFDASAFACKFAGEVKGFDITQYISEKEARHMDRFIHLGLAAAMQAVQDSGLPTGEALSYEEAVRIGCNIGSGIGGLPMIEETHGEYASRGPRRISPFFVPASIINMISGHVSIKYGFKGPNIAVVTACTTGLHAIGTSARMIEYGDADVMIAGGAESTISPLGIGGFTAPRALSTRNDDPAAASRPWDKDRDGFVLGEGAGVLVLEEYEHAKARGAKIYAEVAGFGLTGDAYHMTAPDVDGPRRSMAMALANAGVNADQVQYLNAHGTSTQIGDLNETNAVKLAFGDHAKKLVVNSTKSMTGHLLGGAGGIESVFTVLALHHQKSPPTINIFNQDPECDLDYCANTARDLKIDVAVKNNFGFGGTNGTLVFKRA from the coding sequence ATGACCAAACGCCGCGTCGTCGTGACCGGACTCGGTTGCATCGCTCCTGTCGGAAACACCGCAACCGAATCCTGGGCCAACCTGTTGGCCGGGAAGTCGGGTATTGCGAACATCACCGCTTTCGATGCAAGCGCCTTCGCCTGCAAGTTCGCAGGTGAGGTGAAGGGTTTCGACATCACCCAATACATCTCGGAGAAAGAAGCGCGCCACATGGACCGCTTCATTCATCTGGGGCTTGCCGCCGCCATGCAGGCGGTGCAAGACAGCGGACTGCCGACCGGCGAAGCGCTGTCGTACGAAGAAGCCGTGCGCATCGGATGCAACATCGGCTCGGGCATCGGCGGCTTGCCGATGATCGAAGAAACGCACGGCGAATATGCGAGCCGCGGTCCGCGCCGCATTTCGCCGTTCTTCGTGCCGGCTTCCATCATCAACATGATCTCGGGCCACGTCTCGATCAAGTACGGCTTCAAGGGCCCGAACATCGCCGTCGTGACCGCCTGCACCACGGGCCTGCACGCCATTGGCACGTCTGCACGCATGATCGAATACGGCGATGCCGACGTCATGATCGCGGGCGGCGCCGAGTCGACCATTTCTCCGCTCGGCATCGGCGGCTTTACAGCGCCGCGTGCACTGAGCACGCGCAACGACGATCCCGCCGCGGCCTCGCGTCCGTGGGACAAGGACCGCGACGGCTTCGTGCTCGGCGAGGGCGCCGGCGTGCTGGTGCTCGAAGAGTACGAACACGCCAAGGCGCGCGGCGCCAAGATCTATGCGGAAGTGGCGGGCTTCGGCCTGACCGGCGACGCATACCACATGACGGCTCCCGACGTCGACGGCCCGCGCCGCTCGATGGCCATGGCGCTCGCCAATGCAGGCGTGAATGCGGACCAGGTGCAGTATCTGAATGCCCATGGCACTTCCACGCAGATCGGCGACCTCAACGAGACCAATGCGGTCAAGCTTGCCTTCGGCGATCACGCGAAGAAGCTGGTCGTGAACTCGACCAAGTCGATGACCGGCCACTTGCTGGGCGGCGCCGGCGGCATCGAGTCGGTGTTCACGGTGCTCGCACTGCATCACCAGAAGAGCCCGCCGACGATCAACATCTTCAACCAGGATCCGGAGTGCGACCTCGACTACTGCGCCAATACGGCGCGCGATCTCAAGATCGATGTCGCGGTCAAGAACAACTTCGGCTTCGGCGGCACCAACGGCACGCTGGTGTTCAAGCGCGCTTGA
- the rpoE gene encoding RNA polymerase sigma factor RpoE, whose product MTTSPPPVPPDSGLTDVSAETPRPGEVDLQLVQRTVAGDQKAFELLVIKYQRRIERLIGRMVRDVDLVEDIAQETFIRAYRALHQFRGDAQFYTWLYRIAVNTAKKALVDMKRDPTISESAMRPSSEEDDETYRPGNEPISDETPESVLAANEIARVVEAAMDALPSELRQAVTLREIEGMSYEEIAEVMDCPIGTVRSRIFRAREAISARVKPLLDNQSGKRW is encoded by the coding sequence ATGACCACTTCTCCGCCGCCAGTGCCCCCGGACTCCGGCTTGACCGATGTGTCCGCCGAGACGCCGCGCCCGGGCGAAGTCGACCTTCAACTGGTTCAGCGCACGGTTGCCGGTGACCAGAAAGCATTCGAACTGCTGGTTATCAAGTACCAGCGCCGGATCGAGCGCCTGATCGGGCGCATGGTGCGCGATGTCGACCTGGTCGAAGACATCGCCCAGGAAACCTTTATCCGGGCTTATAGGGCACTTCACCAGTTTCGCGGCGACGCCCAGTTCTACACCTGGCTGTACCGGATCGCGGTCAACACCGCCAAGAAGGCGCTTGTCGACATGAAGCGCGACCCGACCATCTCCGAAAGCGCCATGAGGCCGTCTTCTGAAGAAGACGATGAAACTTACCGCCCCGGAAACGAACCAATCAGCGACGAAACCCCCGAATCGGTCTTGGCGGCGAACGAAATCGCCCGCGTGGTCGAGGCGGCCATGGACGCGCTGCCTTCCGAATTGCGCCAGGCGGTCACCTTGCGCGAGATCGAGGGCATGAGTTACGAAGAGATTGCCGAGGTCATGGATTGCCCTATCGGCACGGTGCGCTCGCGTATTTTCCGGGCGCGCGAGGCCATTTCGGCCAGGGTCAAACCGCTGCTGGACAACCAGTCCGGCAAGCGTTGGTAG
- a CDS encoding sigma-E factor negative regulatory protein codes for MTALEQVSALADGHLQGEDFARAIDAVCAEDDARGAWRSYHLVGDILRSGAHTPCSDTDAFLTRFQQRLAAEPVAATPVLAPVTAAKVITLQRRADAANEPVFRWKLVAGAASLVAVAAISWTLVGNGAGFSSPGPQIAVQQQPAANSVLAAAANNSSSPAAQTLTPTRVVVGGGSPQVMLRDPRLDQLLEAHQQAGGASQMPSGFLRNATFEGPTR; via the coding sequence ATGACGGCTCTTGAACAAGTGTCCGCACTGGCGGACGGTCATTTGCAGGGCGAAGACTTCGCGCGGGCCATTGACGCCGTCTGCGCTGAAGACGATGCGCGTGGTGCCTGGCGGTCCTATCACCTGGTGGGTGACATCCTGCGCTCGGGCGCGCACACGCCTTGCAGCGACACTGATGCCTTCCTGACGCGGTTCCAGCAGCGGCTTGCTGCCGAGCCTGTGGCCGCTACCCCGGTGCTGGCACCGGTGACGGCAGCCAAGGTGATCACGCTGCAGCGCAGGGCCGACGCAGCCAACGAGCCGGTGTTCCGCTGGAAGCTGGTGGCCGGCGCCGCATCGCTGGTGGCGGTGGCCGCCATCAGTTGGACCCTGGTCGGCAACGGAGCGGGGTTCTCGTCCCCGGGACCCCAGATTGCGGTCCAGCAGCAACCGGCTGCCAATTCGGTGCTGGCCGCCGCTGCCAACAACAGTTCGTCGCCCGCCGCCCAAACGCTCACGCCGACCCGTGTGGTGGTTGGCGGCGGCAGTCCGCAGGTCATGCTGCGCGATCCGCGCCTGGACCAACTGCTCGAGGCGCACCAACAAGCCGGCGGCGCTTCGCAAATGCCTTCAGGCTTTCTGCGCAACGCGACCTTCGAGGGGCCCACGCGCTGA
- a CDS encoding MucB/RseB C-terminal domain-containing protein — MTVQMPISVRAFALVFAAFCLAQIATAQPRSGPVNAKGAALAQAGDAPPPMGVVEWLQRMHTGARQRNYVGTFVVSAAGGDLSSARIWHVRDGDLQIERIEALSGPPRSTFRRNHHVMTFLPEAKVVKVEKRENLDIFPNLPDKPDSSVGDFYDVRAIGKDRVAGFDADVVQLVPHDTLRFGYRIWSERRSGLVIKLQTVDGESRVVEQSAFSELQLDAPVKAQAIAQMMNNTGGYRIEKLELERTSAQDEGWVLKTPVAGFKPRSFYRRPAGSDKNGQDRTVQWTFSDGLASVSLFIERYDEKRAPRDGVLTIGATNAIRRRLPEPASDWWLTAVGEVPQQTLNAFAQSLARTR; from the coding sequence ATGACCGTTCAGATGCCGATCTCCGTACGCGCGTTTGCGCTGGTGTTCGCTGCTTTTTGTCTTGCGCAGATCGCGACCGCGCAGCCCCGTTCGGGCCCGGTAAATGCCAAGGGCGCGGCCCTGGCGCAGGCTGGCGACGCGCCGCCTCCCATGGGCGTTGTCGAGTGGCTTCAGCGCATGCACACCGGAGCCAGGCAGCGCAATTACGTCGGCACTTTCGTCGTGTCGGCGGCCGGCGGCGATTTGTCGAGTGCTCGCATCTGGCATGTGCGCGACGGCGACCTGCAGATCGAGCGCATCGAAGCGCTGTCGGGGCCGCCGCGCTCGACATTCAGGCGCAATCACCATGTGATGACCTTCCTGCCGGAGGCAAAGGTCGTCAAGGTGGAAAAGCGCGAGAACCTCGACATTTTTCCCAACCTGCCCGACAAGCCCGATTCATCGGTCGGCGACTTCTACGATGTGCGGGCCATCGGCAAGGACCGTGTAGCGGGCTTCGATGCCGATGTGGTGCAACTCGTGCCGCACGATACATTGCGTTTCGGCTATCGCATCTGGAGCGAGCGCCGTTCCGGCCTCGTGATCAAGCTGCAGACGGTGGACGGCGAATCCCGCGTGGTGGAGCAGTCGGCATTCTCCGAACTGCAGCTCGATGCGCCAGTGAAGGCGCAGGCCATCGCGCAGATGATGAACAACACCGGCGGCTACCGCATCGAGAAGCTGGAACTCGAGCGCACCAGCGCGCAGGACGAAGGCTGGGTTCTCAAGACGCCTGTGGCCGGCTTCAAGCCGCGCAGCTTCTATCGACGCCCGGCAGGCAGTGACAAAAACGGGCAGGACCGCACCGTTCAGTGGACCTTCTCCGATGGCCTGGCTTCGGTGTCGCTTTTCATCGAGCGCTACGATGAAAAGCGCGCACCGCGCGACGGCGTGCTTACCATTGGCGCAACCAATGCCATTCGCCGGCGGTTGCCCGAGCCGGCGAGCGACTGGTGGCTGACTGCCGTGGGCGAGGTGCCGCAGCAGACGCTCAATGCGTTTGCCCAAAGTCTCGCGCGCACACGCTGA
- a CDS encoding DegQ family serine endoprotease, with amino-acid sequence MMFKVEGHTLRSYLFAFGLACSATAGFLPATSANAQAPQTPQARGLPDFADLVEQVGPAVVGIRTVEKVSTRSGGGEMDEEMQEFFRRFFGQPLPGNPRPGPRPNRPQQPQEEERPRGVGSGFILTADGYVMTNAHVIEDASEILVTLTDKREFKAKLIGADKRSDVAVVKIEATGLPVVKVGDISRLRVGEWVMAIGSPFGLENTVTAGIVSAKQRDTGDLVPLIQTDVAINPGNSGGPLINLRGEVVGINSQIYSRSGGYMGISFSIPIDEAIRVSDQLRATGRVSRGLIGVTIGSVSKDVAESLGLGKARGAVVSSVVPGSAADKAGVREGDIITKYGDKVIETPSDLSRSVASTKPGVKSTLTVFRNGSSRELSITVAEGDPEAKPSSKRQSDREEPQAKPSSTAGKSIGLVVSDLTDAQKKELKARGVRIDAATDAAARAGLREGDVILSVGNIEVTSVKEFESALAKADKNKPLSVLFRRGEWAQYALIRPAR; translated from the coding sequence ATGATGTTCAAAGTCGAGGGACACACGCTTCGTTCCTATCTCTTCGCATTCGGTCTGGCCTGCTCGGCCACCGCGGGCTTCCTGCCGGCAACGTCGGCCAACGCTCAGGCGCCCCAGACACCGCAAGCGCGCGGGCTGCCCGATTTCGCCGATCTCGTGGAGCAGGTGGGGCCTGCCGTGGTCGGTATTCGCACGGTCGAGAAAGTGTCCACCCGCAGCGGTGGTGGAGAAATGGACGAGGAAATGCAGGAGTTCTTCCGGCGTTTCTTCGGACAGCCGCTGCCGGGCAACCCGCGGCCGGGCCCGCGCCCGAACCGCCCTCAGCAGCCCCAGGAAGAAGAGCGCCCGCGCGGCGTGGGCTCGGGCTTCATCCTGACTGCGGACGGCTATGTCATGACCAATGCCCACGTGATCGAGGATGCGTCGGAGATCCTGGTCACCCTCACCGACAAGCGCGAGTTCAAGGCCAAGCTCATCGGCGCCGACAAGCGCAGCGACGTCGCCGTGGTCAAGATCGAGGCAACCGGCCTGCCGGTAGTGAAGGTCGGCGACATCTCGCGGCTGCGCGTCGGCGAATGGGTGATGGCCATCGGCTCGCCTTTCGGCCTTGAGAACACCGTGACCGCCGGCATCGTGAGCGCGAAGCAGCGTGACACCGGCGACCTGGTGCCGCTCATCCAGACGGACGTTGCCATCAACCCCGGCAACTCCGGAGGACCGCTTATCAACCTGCGCGGCGAGGTGGTCGGCATCAACAGCCAGATCTACTCGCGCTCGGGTGGCTACATGGGCATTTCGTTCTCGATTCCCATCGACGAGGCGATTCGCGTCAGCGACCAGTTGCGCGCCACGGGCCGCGTTTCGCGCGGCCTGATCGGCGTGACCATCGGCTCGGTGTCGAAGGACGTGGCCGAGTCCCTTGGCCTGGGCAAGGCGCGCGGCGCCGTGGTGAGCAGCGTGGTGCCGGGCTCGGCAGCCGACAAGGCCGGCGTGCGCGAAGGCGACATCATCACCAAGTACGGCGACAAGGTCATCGAAACGCCGAGCGATCTCTCGCGCTCGGTCGCCAGCACCAAGCCGGGCGTCAAGAGCACGCTGACCGTGTTCCGCAACGGCAGTTCGCGTGAACTTTCGATCACCGTTGCGGAGGGCGATCCGGAAGCCAAGCCTTCGAGCAAGCGCCAGTCGGATCGCGAGGAACCGCAAGCCAAGCCGTCGTCCACGGCCGGAAAGTCGATCGGCCTGGTGGTCAGCGACCTGACCGACGCGCAGAAGAAAGAGCTCAAGGCGCGCGGCGTGCGCATTGACGCGGCGACCGATGCCGCCGCACGGGCCGGTTTGCGCGAGGGCGACGTGATCCTCTCGGTCGGCAACATCGAAGTGACAAGCGTCAAGGAATTCGAGTCCGCCCTGGCCAAGGCCGACAAGAACAAGCCGCTCAGCGTGCTGTTCCGCCGTGGCGAGTGGGCGCAATATGCCCTGATCCGACCCGCACGCTGA